The following proteins are co-located in the Hevea brasiliensis isolate MT/VB/25A 57/8 chromosome 11, ASM3005281v1, whole genome shotgun sequence genome:
- the LOC110661932 gene encoding EP1-like glycoprotein 2 — translation MAIRTTLKAVMQLLIVISFLAFSVAAQILTAQVSTPTSWTNNISLPYANSARIILSDGNATAAFQNKTISSGSNFGSVCAFRSAYDGDGRFFLVVALLTIYTDKYSNLSIQDYANIWSANRNRPVGENAKLQLLVDGNLELRDADGSLVWSTNTSNKSVAGMKMMDTGNLVVYDANNNIVWQSFDHPTDTLLPGQKLVRGQKLVSSVSNGNISEGNFYFSVTSKGVFGFYQTNVPQMYLKLSGENLESIELNYNGSEDIVLYANASAFDVSRLLYQASVRGRRGPFLKFESNGHFILYDSSGIRADDMLTRYLSKCDYPTVCSDYELCSNGMCSCPPGLARDNQTNAQDKSGCSEINATTCENLKYQSLLAYENVYHFSYIDDDAAARKGTDVESCKKECLKNCSCKVALFRYLDNFLLGDCFLPSPFRS, via the coding sequence ATGGCTATTCGGACGACTTTGAAAGCTGTTATGCAGCTTCTCATCGTCATCTCATTCCTTGCATTCTCCGTAGCAGCTCAAATTCTCACAGCACAAGTATCAACACCAACATCATGGACCAATAATATATCCCTACCATATGCCAATTCTGCACGAATAATCCTCTCTGATGGAAATGCTACTGCTGCATTCCAAAACAAAACGATTTCTTCCGGATCCAATTTTGGTTCCGTTTGTGCATTTCGCAGTGCTTATGACGGTGATGGTCGCTTCTTTCTTGTTGTTGCGTTGTTAACAATATATACAGATAAATACTCTAATTTGTCCATACAAGATTATGCCAACATATGGTCTGCAAATAGAAACAGACCCGTTGGTGAGAATGCAAAGTTACAGTTACTAGTTGATGGAAATTTGGAGCTGAGAGATGCAGATGGAAGTCTGGTTTGGTCTACCAACACATCTAACAAGTCTGTTGCAGGTATGAAGATGATGGACACTGGAAATCTTGTCGTCTATGATGCCAATAACAATATTGTCTGGCAGTCTTTTGATCATCCAACAGATACATTACTTCCCGGCCAGAAATTGGTGAGAGGCCAGAAGCTGGTGAGTAGTGTTTCAAATGGCAATATCTCAGAGGGAAATTTCTATTTTTCTGTGACCTCTAAAGGTGTGTTTGGTTTTTATCAAACTAATGTCCCACAGATGTATCTTAAATTATCTGGTGAAAACCTGGAAAGCATAGAGCTAAACTACAATGGATCTGAGGATATTGTGTTATATGCCAATGCATCTGCGTTTGATGTGAGCAGGCTTCTTTATCAAGCCTCTGTTCGTGGTAGACGAGGACCTTTCTTAAAATTTGAATCAAATGGGCATTTCATTCTTTATGACAGCAGTGGGATTAGAGCTGATGACATGTTGACTCGCTATCTGTCGAAATGCGATTACCCAACAGTATGCAGTGACTATGAACTCTGCTCAAATGGAATGTGCTCATGTCCACCAGGACTTGCTCGAGACAATCAGACAAATGCTCAAGACAAATCCGGATGCTCAGAAATTAATGCAACGACATGTGAAAATCTTAAATATCAATCTCTTCTTGCATATGAAAATGTGTACCATTTCAGCTATATTGACGATGATGCTGCAGCCCGTAAAGGAACAGATGTGGAGAGTTGTAAGAAGGAATGCTTGAAAAATTGTTCATGCAAAGTTGCTTTATTTCGGTACCTTGATAATTTTCTCTTAGGGGATTGTTTTTTACCCTCTCCCTTTCGCTCATAA
- the LOC131170280 gene encoding uncharacterized protein LOC131170280 has product MATPRKPNCYPLVLAVVFLSGSLCVRAANEYISAVGGRRDSLRLAIESWNQCNEIGVEVPNMGNPRAADCFDIYKGFSTGRSEIFAAMDYFLARVRTHVDLQFEKNCSICSLLPDMLVHRVTKEDNKLGVEDPFLGVQLRSLYDVNLYATEKELYLGSKCQVEDTPNP; this is encoded by the exons ATGGCTACACCAAGGAAGCCAAATTGTTATCCCCTTGTTTTGGCAGTGGTTTTTCTTTCAGGTTCTTTGTGTGTTAGAGCTGCAAATGAGTACATATCAGCAGTGGGCGGTCGGAGAGATAGTCTAAGATTGGCAATAGAGTCATGGAATCAGTGCAATGAGATTGGAGTGGAAGTTCCTAATATGGGCAACCCAAGAGCTGCAGATTGCTTTGACATATATAAAGGCTTCTCGACGGGCAGAAG TGAAATATTTGCAGCTATGGATTATTTTCTAGCAAGAGTTAGAACTCATGTGGATTTGCAATTTG AGAAGAACTGCTCTATCTGCAGTTTGCTGCCTGACATGTTGGTCCACAGAGTCACAAAGGAAGACAACAAACTAGGTGTTGAAGACCCTTTTCTTGGAGTGCAATTAAGGTCCCTTTATGATGTAAATCTTTATGCTACGGAGAAGGAACTATACTTAGGCTCTAAATGTCAAGTTGAAGACACCCCAAATCCATAG
- the LOC131170639 gene encoding G-type lectin S-receptor-like serine/threonine-protein kinase SD2-5, with product MRTKIVAGSAISALLLVGLAIGFLFVLLRNKRDEEECMEDNFDILSGMPMRFTYQELTVATGGFQEKLGEGGFGSVFEGTLQNGDKIAVKRLDAIGQGKKEFLAEVKTIGSIHHVNLVRLIGFCAEKLHRLLVYEFMCNGSLDKWIFCKEPLLRPPLDWQTRRTIVLDIAKGLAYLHEECRQRIVHLDIKPQNILLDEEIRAKISDFGLCKLIDRDQSQVVTTMRGTPGYLAPELLSSVITEKADVYSFGIVVMEVVCGRKNLDRSQPEECMHLLPIFMRKAEEDQLVDMVDRSNQDMQLHNSEAVQMMKVAIWCLQSDYKRRPSMSDVVKVVEGNLEVEADLDYTIHNPTTVAATIREAEQGTTTPIMPSRLSGPR from the coding sequence ATGAGAACTAAAATAGTAGCAGGATCGGCGATCAGTGCCTTGCTTCTTGTGGGTCTGGCCATTGGCTTCTTGTTTGTGCTTTTAAGAAACAAAAGGGATGAAGAGGAATGCATGGAAGATAACTTTGATATACTATCAGGAATGCCTATGAGATTCACTTACCAAGAATTGACGGTAGCCACAGGGGGTTTTCAAGAAAAGCTTGGAGAAGGAGGGTTTGGATCAGTTTTTGAAGGCACTCTTCAAAATGGAGATAAAATTGCAGTCAAGCGCCTCGATGCTATAGGCCAAGGAAAGAAGGAATTCTTGGCTGAGGTCAAGACTATAGGAAGCATCCACCATGTTAACCTTGTGAGGCTAATCGGCTTCTGCGCAGAAAAATTGCACAGGCTTTTGGTGTATGAGTTTATGTGTAATGGGTCTTTAGATAAATGGATTTTCTGCAAAGAACCGCTGCTACGACCTCCTCTAGACTGGCAAACTAGAAGGACAATAGTCCTAGACATAGCAAAGGGGCTGGCCTATCTCCATGAAGAATGTAGACAGAGAATAGTACATTTAGATATCAAACCCCAAAATATACTACTGGATGAAGAAATTCGTGCGAAGATATCAGATTTCGGGTTGTGTAAGTTGATTGATAGGGATCAAAGCCAAGTGGTAACCACAATGAGAGGAACTCCAGGCTATTTGGCCCCTGAATTGTTGAGCTCAGTAATCACAGAGAAGGCAGATGTTTATAGCTTTGGCATTGTAGTCATGGAAGTAGTCTGTGGAAGGAAAAATTTAGATAGGTCACAGCCTGAGGAATGTATGCATTTGCTCCCAATTTTCATGAGAAAAGCAGAAGAGGATCAATTGGTAGATATGGTCGACCGAAGTAATCAGGATATGCAACTTCATAACTCAGAAGCTGTACAGATGATGAAGGTAGCAATTTGGTGTCTGCAAAGTGATTACAAAAGGAGGCCTTCCATGTCAGATGTGGTTAAAGTCGTAGAAGGTAATTTGGAAGTGGAAGCTGACCTAGACTACACCATCCATAATCCAACAACAGTAGCAGCGACAATAAGAGAGGCTGAGCAGggaaccacaactccaataatgCCATCCCGTCTATCGGGACCGAGGTGA